The genomic region GCAACGGTAGATCAGTCCGTAAGAATCGAGAATATAAACGGTTTTATCTTCAAAGTCATTCATAGGGGAAGTGTATGGCAAGTTTTAAAAGTTTTCAATGCGTGCTAAAACACGTACGAAAATGTATGCGAAAATGCGCGGCGGGACGCTGTCGGAAGTGGGGCCGTTTTTTTATAATGTCAAACATGTATTTTACGGTGCGGTTGCCCCCGTTACAAACATGGGTTAAACTATAAGCGGTTTCTAAAAACCGATTTGCGATCCGCTTCAAAAGGCATTATAAGCCGTTTCGCCGCGAAACATAAAACAAGCCGCGCGGACTCGCGGTTTTTAGAGATTTCATACAATAAAAATATATAGGAGAACCTTTATGGACGGTCGCAAAGAACTTCTGAAAAAATGCAGATATTTTATTCTTGACATGGACGGAACTTTTTATTTGGGAAATGAAATTATCGACGGCTCTCTTGAATTTATTGAAAAATTAAAAAAAACCGGGCGGGAATTTCTGTTTTTCACAAATAATTCGTCGAAATCGCCTGAAGTTTACATTAAAAAATTGGCGGGTATGAACTGCCACATTACTCGCGATCAGATAATGACTTCAGGAGACGTTACTATCCGTTATTTAAAAACATATTTTCCGCAAAAAACTATTTACCTCGTAGGAACGGAACCCTTAGTGCAAAGTTTTAAAGAAGCAGGACTCCGTTTAATTTCGGATATGCCGGATATAGTAGTCATCGGTTTTGACACGACTCTGACTTATGAAAAGCTTGAAAGAGCCTGTACTTATATAAGAAACGGCGCCGATTTTTTTGCGACTCACTGTGATATAAATTGTCCTACGGAGCACGGATTTATTCCCGACGTCGGCGCTTTTAATGCGGCAATTACGCTTTCTACGGGCGGAAGGCAGCCTAGATATTTCGGTAAACCCTGCGAAGAAACCATAGAAATGATTCTTGCCCATACGAACGGGCGCCGTCACGATCTTGCCTTTGTCGGCGACAGACTGTATACGGATGTGGCGACGGGAGTGAAAAACGGAGTGCCCGGGCTGCTTGTCCTTACGGGAGAAGCTACTATGGAAGATGTCGCCAAGTCGGACGTCAAACCCGACGCGATATTCAAAGATCTTAAAGAGATAGCCTCGCTTCTCGATTGAAAGTATTATTTATAGCCGGCATAGCTTGATATTGCTGCCCGAAAAACGCCGATGATATCCTATGTCATTTTTATTATCCATAATCTCAAAAGTAGAGTTAAAAAAGACTAATGTATGCGCTTTTTTATGCCGAAAATATAGTGTCGACTTGTTTGTAAAATACGGCAAGGGGTGTTTTGTTGACAAAATTTCTAAAATATTTAAAATATCCAAAGCCTCATAATAATAATCTAAACGGAATTCCGGTTGTCTAAGAATTTTTGTGCCGGAAAGTCCGTTTCAGTTACCGAACCTTTGTTCCTGCGGAGCTTGAAAATGCAAAGCCTCCGGCAGGCATAAATCTTGCAGTCGAGAATATTATGAAAAAATCTTTATTTTTGGTTTTGATGTCGTTTTCATTGGTTGTTTTTGCTCGTGATGTTACCGAGCGCGATGTAAAACAAAAAAGCGTATGGCATGAAGAATTTGACATTTCGGATAAAAAAGGCGGAAAATACAATTTTGTAGTGACCGTTACCGGTAAAAACGGAAAACAGCAGCTTGCGGGACCCGCCAATATTTTTATAGATCCTGCGTCCGATCTTCCTGTTGTGAGTATCACAAATCCGAATACGAATATCGATGTGACCGGTAATCTTAATATTGTAGGAACTTGTGTTGACGACGACGGCGTAGGATACGTTGAACTCATTCTGGACGGCAATACTGAAAGACCCGTAAGAGCAGAGGGAAAAGAATTCTGGTCATATTATCTTGACACTTCGAACATGAAAGAGGGGCTGCATACTATAGAAGCCCGCGGAGTCGACATAAACGGTCTTTCAGGGAAGCCTCTTTTTTTGCAGTGGAGTTTTAATCCTCACGGTCCCGTTTCCGAAATAACAAACCAGTCTATAGGCGCTTTACTTTCCAAAGTTGTAAAACTCGAAGGTACCGTTTCCGACGGTAACGGCATTAAATCCTTATTTTATTCGCTTGACGGCGGTCAGCGTTTTAAGGAGATAAAACTTAATCGCAAAAAAGAAGGAGTAAGTTTTTTACTTGAAATAGATACGAGGAAGCTTGCTGACGGGCCTACGGTAATCTGGTTTAAATCCGTAGATATGTGGAGATCCGAAGGAATATATACGTACATGTTTTTTGTTGACAATACCGCTCCTGAAGTTTCCATAGTCTATCCTGCCGAGGGTGACGAACCGAACGGCGTTTTTTCCGTAGCGGGCTTTGTGCGTGACGCTGTCAGCGTGGGAGAAGTTTTATGGACGGCGGATAATCAGAGCGGAAGCTTTGATCTGACGCCGGGTAATCCTTATTGGGTTAAGGAATTGGATACTACCGCAAACCGTTCGTCTTCAATCCGTTTTACGGTAACGGCACGCGATCTTGCAG from Treponema parvum harbors:
- a CDS encoding HAD-IIA family hydrolase, which produces MDGRKELLKKCRYFILDMDGTFYLGNEIIDGSLEFIEKLKKTGREFLFFTNNSSKSPEVYIKKLAGMNCHITRDQIMTSGDVTIRYLKTYFPQKTIYLVGTEPLVQSFKEAGLRLISDMPDIVVIGFDTTLTYEKLERACTYIRNGADFFATHCDINCPTEHGFIPDVGAFNAAITLSTGGRQPRYFGKPCEETIEMILAHTNGRRHDLAFVGDRLYTDVATGVKNGVPGLLVLTGEATMEDVAKSDVKPDAIFKDLKEIASLLD